A genome region from Akkermansiaceae bacterium includes the following:
- a CDS encoding tetratricopeptide repeat protein yields MKTLTYLFSLTLASVSAVSADELSFKDSLNEALYAENVARDLDAAGEGYGRIVDSIRKNGFPAEDRAHAATALFRLAEVHDRQGRDEEAEKLYREFIERFPDQNDQRALAIAKLGISGPLPRQRLTKVTGTEEGAEDAQVSENVFRDRWHFTRAMQPDELVLTTFQVKHQEGHANEGLPPEFEIKTLHYAPSGKFTKWFSHTQVFWTKEELKKRFEENKNKGRAEWHGNDRRNSVSGFGQTYVVPDDLHHSGGGWGDASMAFFFTDEHSVREDGAEDYVKVEATKCLTVRLAFQAMSRDRAQRLLAAPLKLELPEMGDEAWSYTLPVSPTEFEGVNQPNEDPSR; encoded by the coding sequence ATGAAAACACTGACCTACCTATTCAGCCTCACCCTCGCTTCCGTTTCCGCAGTCTCGGCCGACGAACTGTCGTTCAAGGACTCGCTTAACGAGGCTCTCTACGCCGAGAATGTCGCTCGCGACCTCGATGCCGCAGGCGAGGGCTACGGCCGGATCGTCGACTCCATCCGGAAAAACGGTTTCCCGGCCGAGGACCGGGCCCACGCCGCCACCGCCCTCTTCCGCCTCGCCGAGGTCCACGATCGCCAGGGTCGCGACGAGGAGGCGGAGAAACTCTACCGGGAGTTCATCGAGCGCTTTCCCGATCAGAACGACCAACGCGCGCTGGCCATCGCAAAACTCGGTATCAGCGGCCCCCTGCCCCGACAGAGGCTCACGAAGGTGACCGGCACCGAAGAGGGTGCCGAAGATGCCCAGGTATCGGAAAACGTCTTCCGCGACCGCTGGCATTTCACCCGCGCCATGCAGCCGGATGAGTTGGTGCTGACGACCTTCCAGGTCAAGCATCAGGAAGGCCATGCCAACGAGGGGCTGCCGCCGGAGTTCGAAATCAAGACCCTGCACTACGCTCCCTCCGGAAAGTTCACGAAATGGTTCTCCCACACGCAGGTCTTCTGGACGAAAGAGGAACTGAAAAAGAGGTTTGAGGAGAACAAGAACAAGGGCCGGGCCGAGTGGCATGGAAACGACCGCCGGAACAGCGTCTCCGGATTCGGCCAGACCTACGTCGTGCCGGACGACCTGCACCACAGCGGTGGAGGTTGGGGTGATGCTTCGATGGCGTTCTTCTTCACGGACGAGCACTCGGTGAGGGAAGACGGAGCTGAAGACTACGTGAAAGTCGAGGCCACCAAGTGCCTCACGGTCCGGCTGGCCTTCCAAGCGATGTCGCGGGACCGTGCCCAGAGGCTGTTGGCCGCGCCGCTCAAGCTGGAACTCCCCGAAATGGGTGACGAAGCCTGGTCTTACACCCTTCCGGTTTCACCCACCGAGTTTGAGGGAGTCAACCAGCCGAATGAGGACCCGAGCCGCTAA
- a CDS encoding HAMP domain-containing histidine kinase, whose translation MSKSRKAQSSLAGWAVAVTLPLVVLAAVAALGIRAQKQAARTRAMDEAAVVSASQADPLSRQLQAAIEEFPRFPDPPVPGSGSSLEEDLDGSDLGKLSRLRDNPEAGKSATGLPLRALAALRIEALAPGEQAPDEIARLLTVEAPSVLTLPALKRLQDRHPGFEIPEVWRLVDKLDEVRAGHPDGGWISFEQRYWWISPDARRFLRPSAIGTASLELPAHATARLSSNGKPLTPPASGEVLASTPVDFPSPLALGGSLSSPDALAANTRQQTRWTLAIVGTSLLVSAIGLFAILRMVREERRLSHLKGQFVSSVSHELRAPLGSIRLMAEALEDGRVDEPGEFHRLIGQESRRLSHLVENVLDFARIEEGRRRYDFVETDLAALVGETAELFGPRAAESAHTLDVFVEPGTASVDRHAVQQAVANLLDNALKFSPPSTTVSVVLRWSESAWSISIIDEGPGIPESERERIFERFHRLGDELRRETKGTGIGLSLVRHITEAHGGTASVTNGPTTFTLSTPIHPPVSP comes from the coding sequence ATGTCGAAGTCCCGGAAAGCGCAATCATCTTTGGCCGGCTGGGCGGTGGCGGTCACCTTGCCGCTCGTCGTCCTTGCCGCGGTGGCGGCCCTTGGGATCCGCGCCCAGAAGCAAGCCGCCCGCACGAGGGCGATGGACGAGGCCGCCGTGGTTTCCGCGTCACAGGCCGACCCGCTCTCCCGGCAGTTGCAGGCCGCCATCGAGGAGTTTCCGCGCTTTCCCGATCCGCCGGTGCCGGGCAGCGGTTCGTCCCTTGAGGAAGACCTCGATGGATCCGACCTCGGGAAATTGTCCCGGCTGCGCGACAATCCCGAAGCCGGGAAGTCTGCGACGGGACTACCACTCCGCGCCTTGGCCGCCCTGCGGATCGAGGCTCTCGCACCGGGGGAGCAGGCGCCGGACGAGATCGCAAGACTCCTGACCGTCGAGGCACCCTCCGTCCTGACCCTTCCCGCGCTCAAGCGCTTGCAGGACCGGCACCCCGGCTTCGAAATCCCGGAGGTCTGGCGACTCGTTGACAAACTCGACGAGGTGAGGGCCGGTCACCCCGACGGCGGCTGGATTTCTTTCGAGCAACGGTATTGGTGGATCTCGCCCGACGCGCGGCGGTTCCTGAGGCCGTCCGCCATCGGCACCGCCAGCCTCGAATTGCCTGCCCATGCCACGGCCCGCCTTTCTTCAAACGGGAAGCCGCTGACCCCACCGGCCAGCGGCGAAGTCCTCGCGAGCACCCCGGTCGACTTTCCCAGCCCGCTTGCCCTGGGTGGGTCCCTGTCCTCTCCGGACGCCCTCGCCGCGAACACCCGGCAGCAAACGCGCTGGACTCTCGCAATCGTGGGAACCTCGCTGCTGGTCTCGGCAATCGGGCTCTTCGCCATCCTGCGGATGGTTCGCGAGGAACGACGCCTCAGCCACCTCAAGGGCCAGTTCGTGTCGAGCGTTTCCCACGAACTCCGGGCACCGCTCGGGTCGATCCGGCTCATGGCCGAAGCGCTGGAAGACGGCCGGGTCGACGAACCGGGGGAATTCCATCGCCTGATCGGTCAGGAATCCCGGCGTCTCTCGCATCTCGTCGAGAACGTCCTCGATTTCGCCCGCATCGAGGAGGGTCGCCGCCGCTATGACTTTGTGGAAACCGATCTCGCCGCCCTCGTCGGGGAAACCGCCGAATTGTTCGGCCCCCGTGCCGCCGAATCGGCACACACGCTCGATGTCTTCGTGGAACCGGGCACGGCTTCCGTTGATCGCCATGCCGTGCAGCAGGCCGTGGCCAACCTCCTCGACAACGCCCTCAAGTTCTCGCCCCCCTCCACCACCGTTTCCGTCGTCCTGAGGTGGAGCGAGTCCGCGTGGTCCATCTCGATCATCGACGAGGGACCCGGCATTCCCGAGTCCGAGCGCGAGCGGATCTTCGAGCGCTTCCACCGCCTTGGAGACGAACTCCGGCGCGAGACCAAGGGCACCGGCATCGGCCTGAGCCTGGTCCGGCACATCACCGAGGCCCACGGCGGAACGGCGAGCGTGACCAACGGCCCCACCACGTTTACCCTGAGCACTCCCATCCATCCCCCGGTGTCCCCATGA
- a CDS encoding response regulator transcription factor: MRILIVDDEAPMRVALEQTLRSEGFKVASAADGEAGLEMALAEPFDLILLDVMMPKLDGFAVCQGLRRHGSKVPILMLTARGQVDDRVTGLDSGADDYLTKPFSLRELLARVHALLRRFERSEPITDPYPLGDGQIQFSKRRFQRAGEEHELTEKEVGMLKLLIESKGEPVSREKFLDHVWGYESYPSTRTVDNFVLALRKKIEPDPSTPRHLLTVRAYGYRLAR; the protein is encoded by the coding sequence ATGAGAATCCTGATTGTCGATGACGAAGCCCCGATGAGGGTCGCCCTCGAGCAGACCCTCCGCAGCGAAGGCTTCAAGGTCGCGAGCGCGGCCGACGGCGAGGCGGGTCTGGAGATGGCCCTCGCGGAACCCTTCGACCTCATCCTGCTCGACGTGATGATGCCGAAGCTCGATGGCTTCGCGGTCTGCCAGGGCCTTCGCCGGCACGGCAGCAAGGTGCCCATCCTGATGCTCACCGCCAGGGGACAGGTCGATGACCGCGTCACGGGGCTCGACAGCGGGGCCGACGACTACCTCACAAAACCCTTCAGTCTCAGGGAACTGCTCGCCCGGGTACACGCCCTGCTCCGGCGCTTCGAGCGCTCCGAACCCATCACCGATCCGTATCCGCTCGGTGATGGACAAATCCAATTCTCCAAACGCCGGTTCCAGCGCGCGGGCGAAGAGCATGAACTCACGGAGAAGGAGGTTGGGATGCTCAAGCTGCTGATCGAGTCGAAGGGCGAGCCGGTCAGCCGCGAGAAGTTCCTCGACCATGTCTGGGGCTATGAGTCCTACCCGAGCACCCGCACCGTCGACAACTTCGTCCTCGCCCTTCGCAAAAAGATCGAGCCTGATCCTTCGACTCCCCGGCATTTGCTCACCGTCCGAGCTTATGGATACCGCCTCGCCCGATAG
- a CDS encoding MEKHLA domain-containing protein gives MLPEPDAENGFHAGHVADLLRSHHALTGKHLIPPAGDAARLAYDAPFVLLSHDGADPPLLSYGNLAAQDLFAMDWGSLVGTPSRETAEAPERTEREDLLRRVAESGFIDDYSGIRIAADGRRFRICNATVWNVSDEQGKRIGQAAAFSHWEPLG, from the coding sequence ATGCTTCCGGAGCCGGATGCGGAAAACGGCTTTCACGCCGGGCATGTGGCGGACTTGCTGCGCAGCCACCATGCGCTGACAGGGAAACACCTCATCCCACCGGCGGGTGATGCGGCGCGGCTGGCCTATGATGCGCCCTTTGTCCTGCTCTCGCATGATGGCGCAGACCCCCCCTTGCTCAGCTACGGGAATCTCGCGGCGCAGGATCTCTTCGCCATGGATTGGGGGAGCCTGGTCGGCACTCCCTCGCGGGAAACGGCGGAGGCTCCCGAGCGCACGGAGCGTGAGGATCTGCTGCGACGCGTGGCGGAAAGCGGATTCATCGACGATTACTCCGGCATCCGCATCGCGGCGGACGGGCGGCGATTCAGGATATGCAATGCCACGGTCTGGAACGTGAGCGATGAGCAGGGAAAGCGCATCGGACAGGCTGCCGCCTTCTCGCATTGGGAGCCGCTGGGTTAG
- a CDS encoding type II toxin-antitoxin system HicB family antitoxin gives MKAELTAIIESAEEGGCWAICPAIPGANGQGEAVEEAKSSLKEAIELLLEDRMGDILRGLPKDAIREKVMIG, from the coding sequence ATGAAAGCCGAATTGACAGCCATCATCGAGTCCGCCGAAGAAGGGGGTTGCTGGGCGATCTGCCCGGCAATTCCGGGTGCGAACGGACAGGGGGAAGCGGTTGAGGAAGCGAAGTCCAGCCTGAAGGAGGCCATCGAGCTGCTCCTTGAGGACAGGATGGGGGATATCCTGAGAGGGCTTCCCAAGGACGCGATCCGCGAGAAAGTGATGATCGGATGA
- a CDS encoding prolyl oligopeptidase family serine peptidase: MTRTAYLLLATSLLQPAAFAEHGGTAGWMRETDATRKELVSKVHNERIAHKWSEDGKSFFARIHEAGQGERWYAYDLTTGEREALEKAPGGKASLEKFPARNQPAHRKPVSPDKRWTASLKDGLPLLTPAEGEPPAVAYPLPEGMVWQSNFLWAPDSSAVVLMANTTFPVRKVTYVRSSPEKKIQPEHFTNDYPKPGDKINVPTPVIFFTDGSPPLPLDPELAKNPFQISDLRWHPDSGSLTLAYIERGFGKYRIIEIRPAERAQRILLAEESDKFVYAYGNCHCQHLANGKEILWLSQRTGYNHLYLVKRQTGETIRPLTSGNFVVREVIHVDEAKRAALLSVSGLYPGQDPYLIHFIRVDLDTGKATALTDADGTHSLKFSPDGSHYLAVWSRVDHPPVHEIRRSSDGKMVATLPVPDLTELLATGWQLPQPFVAKDRNGKFDIHGVIFRPAGFDPRKKHPVIENIYAGPHDSFAPKSWSIWSGHRSEMTAAGFIVVQIDGLGTNNRGKEFHEHSYKNLMDAGLPDRIKWMKAAAGKHPEMDISRVGIYGGSAGGQSALAALLNHPDFYKAAAADCGCHDNRMDKIWWNEQWMDWPVDDSYVQNSNLTHIAKLRGELMLTVGEVDTNVDPSSTYQIVNALIEADKDFEYYMVPNGGHGIGESPYLRRKRIGFFRKHLEPE, translated from the coding sequence ATGACCCGCACCGCTTATCTACTGCTCGCCACCTCCCTGTTGCAGCCCGCCGCATTCGCCGAACACGGCGGCACCGCAGGATGGATGCGCGAGACCGATGCCACGAGGAAAGAACTCGTCTCGAAAGTCCACAACGAACGGATCGCCCACAAATGGTCCGAGGACGGGAAATCGTTTTTCGCCCGCATCCACGAGGCCGGGCAAGGCGAACGCTGGTATGCGTACGATCTCACCACCGGAGAGAGGGAAGCACTCGAAAAGGCACCCGGCGGGAAAGCCTCCCTTGAAAAATTTCCGGCAAGGAACCAGCCAGCCCACCGCAAACCGGTATCCCCGGACAAGCGCTGGACCGCCTCCCTGAAAGACGGGTTGCCGCTGCTCACCCCCGCCGAGGGGGAGCCGCCCGCCGTCGCCTATCCACTGCCGGAGGGAATGGTTTGGCAGTCGAATTTCCTCTGGGCGCCCGATTCCTCCGCAGTCGTCCTCATGGCAAACACCACCTTTCCGGTCCGCAAGGTGACGTATGTCCGCTCCAGCCCGGAAAAGAAGATCCAGCCCGAGCATTTCACCAACGACTATCCAAAGCCCGGCGACAAAATCAACGTCCCCACTCCGGTCATCTTTTTCACGGACGGCTCGCCGCCCCTGCCACTCGATCCGGAGCTTGCGAAGAACCCTTTCCAGATCAGCGACCTCCGCTGGCACCCGGATTCCGGATCCCTGACCCTCGCTTACATCGAGCGCGGATTCGGCAAGTACCGCATCATCGAGATCAGGCCTGCGGAACGAGCCCAGCGCATCCTGCTCGCCGAGGAATCGGACAAATTCGTCTACGCATATGGGAACTGCCATTGCCAACACCTCGCCAACGGCAAGGAAATCCTATGGCTCTCCCAGCGCACCGGCTACAACCACCTCTACCTCGTCAAGCGCCAGACCGGCGAAACGATCCGCCCGCTCACCTCCGGGAATTTCGTCGTCCGTGAAGTCATCCATGTCGATGAGGCGAAACGAGCCGCCCTGCTGTCCGTTTCCGGCCTCTATCCGGGGCAGGATCCCTACCTCATCCACTTCATCCGCGTTGACCTCGATACCGGGAAAGCCACCGCCCTGACGGATGCCGACGGCACCCACTCCCTGAAATTTTCCCCGGACGGATCCCATTACCTCGCCGTCTGGTCGCGTGTCGATCACCCGCCCGTCCACGAGATACGCCGCAGCTCGGATGGGAAGATGGTTGCCACCCTCCCTGTCCCGGACCTAACGGAGCTGCTGGCCACCGGATGGCAGCTGCCTCAGCCCTTCGTCGCGAAGGACAGGAACGGGAAATTCGACATCCACGGGGTCATCTTCCGCCCCGCAGGCTTCGATCCACGGAAAAAACACCCGGTCATCGAGAATATCTACGCCGGCCCGCACGACTCGTTCGCGCCGAAGTCATGGAGCATCTGGAGCGGACACAGGTCGGAGATGACGGCGGCGGGCTTCATCGTCGTCCAGATCGACGGGCTCGGCACGAACAACCGGGGCAAGGAATTCCATGAGCATTCCTACAAGAACCTCATGGACGCCGGCCTGCCGGATCGGATCAAGTGGATGAAAGCGGCAGCGGGAAAACATCCAGAAATGGACATAAGCCGCGTCGGGATCTACGGCGGTTCGGCAGGCGGGCAGTCCGCACTCGCCGCCCTTTTGAACCACCCGGATTTCTACAAGGCCGCCGCCGCCGACTGCGGATGCCACGACAACCGCATGGACAAGATCTGGTGGAACGAACAATGGATGGACTGGCCCGTCGATGATTCCTATGTCCAGAACTCGAACCTCACCCACATCGCGAAACTGAGGGGCGAGCTGATGCTCACCGTCGGCGAGGTGGATACCAACGTCGATCCCTCAAGCACCTACCAGATCGTCAACGCGCTGATCGAGGCGGACAAGGATTTCGAATATTACATGGTGCCCAACGGCGGCCACGGCATCGGTGAGTCCCCCTACCTGCGGCGCAAGCGCATCGGGTTTTTCCGGAAACACCTCGAGCCGGAGTGA
- a CDS encoding type II secretion system F family protein produces MPLFSYKALSTNGTVATGEIEASDRPEALRVLDKRGLQPVNLKESSKAAPVKSANKKETTVPRRKEKSTGKEEEISDGPLKLKRAEVILFTEELSDMLGAGLQLEPALRSMENRQELGSLKAVSQRIRTIVRDGVNFSVALKKVSPSFGPLYCSLAAAGEASGALDTILKRQAHYLKTLAELQSRLIIAMIYPAFLILVGLGVGVVFVTTLIPQLTELIKSTPGGKIPFAIGMMMGFADFIKSWWIVILLVFVGGGLFFKAWKDNDANKPKWDEMKLNMPLAGAVISSRFYVQFLETMANLVGNGLPLLRALELSRDATQNISLRNRLNGVIDQVGDGRAFSKAMIRSESFPPLLIDMIAVGEQTGKIDQSLRRAAERYDKELDNDLKKVMALIMPTVLILMALLIGSFAYLMITAIFQTISNLNG; encoded by the coding sequence ATGCCCCTCTTCTCCTACAAAGCCCTTTCAACCAACGGCACAGTCGCAACCGGCGAGATCGAGGCATCGGATCGTCCCGAGGCTCTCCGTGTTCTGGACAAGCGCGGGTTGCAGCCTGTGAACCTGAAGGAGTCGTCGAAGGCGGCGCCGGTGAAGTCGGCCAACAAGAAGGAGACGACGGTTCCGCGCAGGAAGGAGAAATCCACCGGCAAGGAAGAAGAGATATCCGACGGGCCGCTGAAGCTCAAGCGGGCGGAGGTGATCCTTTTCACCGAGGAGCTGTCAGACATGCTCGGTGCCGGCCTGCAGCTTGAGCCGGCTTTGCGCTCCATGGAGAACCGGCAGGAACTCGGCAGCCTCAAGGCGGTTTCCCAGCGCATCCGCACCATCGTGCGCGACGGTGTGAATTTCTCCGTCGCCCTGAAAAAGGTCAGCCCCAGCTTCGGGCCGCTGTATTGCTCGCTGGCGGCGGCGGGCGAGGCCTCCGGTGCTCTCGATACGATCCTGAAACGGCAGGCGCATTATCTCAAGACGCTCGCCGAGCTGCAGAGCCGCCTCATCATCGCGATGATCTACCCGGCCTTCCTGATCCTCGTCGGGCTGGGCGTGGGCGTGGTTTTCGTCACCACCCTGATCCCCCAGCTCACGGAGCTCATCAAGAGCACACCCGGAGGGAAGATCCCGTTCGCGATCGGCATGATGATGGGCTTCGCCGATTTCATCAAAAGCTGGTGGATCGTGATCCTGCTCGTGTTTGTCGGCGGCGGCCTGTTTTTCAAGGCTTGGAAGGACAACGATGCGAACAAGCCGAAGTGGGACGAGATGAAACTCAACATGCCGCTGGCCGGTGCGGTGATCTCCTCGCGGTTCTACGTCCAGTTCCTTGAAACCATGGCGAACCTCGTAGGCAACGGCCTGCCCCTGCTCCGCGCCCTGGAGCTTTCCCGCGATGCCACACAGAACATTTCCCTGCGGAACCGGCTCAACGGCGTCATCGACCAGGTGGGCGACGGGCGCGCCTTTTCCAAGGCGATGATACGCTCGGAAAGTTTCCCGCCCCTGCTCATCGACATGATCGCGGTGGGAGAGCAGACGGGGAAGATCGACCAATCGCTGCGCCGCGCGGCGGAGCGCTACGACAAGGAGCTCGACAACGACCTGAAGAAGGTAATGGCGCTCATCATGCCCACCGTGCTGATCCTGATGGCGCTGCTCATCGGCTCCTTCGCCTACCTGATGATCACCGCGATTTTCCAGACGATCTCGAACCTCAACGGCTGA
- a CDS encoding type II/IV secretion system protein — protein sequence MTQLLLEPARRAGCDDLPAVGELIKEAAQRQRSPIDDLLDANVVDEENYLRELARDLDLPWLAQIPTEENTTPLREACGPRIALRHRLLPVAIEDDGDGPKLLLATFDPFNLIAHQAAAQELDMPFEWCMASRKRIHEALRRLYGVGADTFEQILEGRDLDYDQLSDSEDEANVIDADEDEEASVVKFVNQIIREALDQRATDIHVEPLANNLRIRYRIDGRLLEIAVPENIKALQSSVIARLKIMSRLDIAERRVPQDGRINLQFEGQTIDVRVATVPTVEGESVSLRLLNQEKFNLAKLQMEPFVQKKIESLLHLPNGIILITGPTGSGKSTSLYSFLSEVNSPDKRIVTVEDPVENKLTGVMQIAVKSEIGLTFATALRSILRADPNIVMIGEIRDLETAEIAIRASLTGHLVFSTLHTNDAMGGISRLVDMGVEPFLVSAAVRAFLAQRLVRRLCPHCKVPREISTQDIIDLEIPRDIEGRIFQPKGCDKCRMTGFSGRLAIYEVVILGQKMQELVAHSRPIAEMKAQAHRDGYIPMRTYGWHKVMQGETTIEEVISVTSSDIGGAD from the coding sequence ATGACCCAACTCTTACTCGAACCCGCCCGGCGCGCCGGATGCGATGACTTGCCTGCCGTCGGCGAGCTGATCAAGGAAGCCGCCCAGCGCCAGCGCTCGCCCATCGACGACCTGCTGGATGCCAATGTGGTGGATGAGGAAAATTACCTCCGGGAACTCGCCCGCGACCTGGACCTGCCATGGTTGGCGCAGATCCCGACGGAGGAAAACACCACACCCCTCCGCGAGGCCTGCGGCCCGCGCATCGCACTGCGCCATCGGCTCCTGCCTGTCGCCATCGAGGATGATGGCGATGGCCCGAAGCTCCTGCTCGCCACCTTTGACCCTTTCAACCTCATCGCCCACCAGGCGGCAGCGCAGGAGCTGGACATGCCCTTCGAGTGGTGCATGGCCTCGCGGAAACGCATCCACGAGGCGCTTCGCAGGCTCTACGGGGTCGGTGCCGACACCTTTGAGCAGATTCTCGAAGGCCGGGATCTCGATTACGACCAGCTCTCCGATTCCGAGGACGAGGCGAACGTCATCGACGCCGACGAGGACGAGGAGGCCAGCGTGGTGAAGTTCGTCAACCAGATCATCCGCGAGGCGCTCGACCAGCGCGCGACCGACATCCATGTCGAGCCGCTGGCGAACAACCTCCGCATCCGCTACCGCATCGACGGTCGCTTGCTGGAGATCGCCGTGCCGGAAAACATCAAGGCGCTGCAAAGCTCGGTCATCGCCCGTTTGAAAATCATGTCCCGCCTGGACATCGCGGAGCGCCGCGTGCCGCAGGACGGCCGCATCAACCTCCAGTTCGAGGGCCAGACCATCGACGTCCGCGTCGCGACCGTGCCCACCGTGGAGGGCGAGAGCGTTTCCCTGCGCCTCCTCAACCAGGAAAAGTTCAACCTCGCCAAGCTCCAGATGGAGCCTTTCGTGCAGAAAAAAATCGAGAGCCTGCTCCACCTCCCCAACGGCATCATCCTGATCACCGGCCCCACCGGCTCGGGGAAATCGACGAGCCTGTATTCCTTCCTGAGCGAGGTGAACAGCCCGGACAAGCGCATCGTAACCGTGGAAGATCCGGTGGAGAACAAGCTCACCGGCGTGATGCAGATCGCCGTGAAATCAGAGATCGGCCTGACCTTCGCCACCGCCCTTCGCTCCATTCTCCGCGCCGACCCGAACATCGTGATGATCGGGGAGATCCGGGATCTCGAGACAGCCGAGATCGCGATCCGCGCCTCACTTACCGGGCACCTGGTATTCTCAACCCTCCACACCAACGACGCGATGGGCGGCATATCCCGCCTCGTCGATATGGGCGTGGAGCCCTTCCTCGTTTCCGCAGCCGTCCGCGCCTTCCTGGCCCAGCGCCTCGTCCGCCGCCTCTGCCCGCACTGCAAGGTGCCGCGCGAGATCTCGACCCAGGACATCATCGACCTGGAAATCCCCCGCGACATCGAAGGCCGGATTTTCCAACCGAAAGGCTGCGACAAGTGCCGCATGACCGGTTTCTCCGGCCGTCTCGCGATCTACGAAGTGGTCATACTCGGCCAGAAAATGCAGGAGCTCGTCGCCCACTCCCGCCCGATTGCGGAGATGAAAGCCCAGGCGCACCGCGACGGCTACATCCCCATGCGCACCTACGGCTGGCACAAGGTCATGCAGGGGGAAACCACCATCGAGGAAGTCATCTCGGTCACGTCATCCGATATCGGTGGTGCGGATTAG